In a single window of the Elaeis guineensis isolate ETL-2024a chromosome 6, EG11, whole genome shotgun sequence genome:
- the LOC105047023 gene encoding bZIP transcription factor 44 produces the protein MASSNGTSSGSSALFPGSGEAVMDRKRQKRMLSNRESARRSRIRKQKHLDDLKAQVSQLRQENSEIVAAWSLATKQYLAVEAENSVLRTRMMELSSRLQSLDDILHLLNGGFSTSHGHQFTDGFCNPWNSMCMNPPIMASADLPQYN, from the coding sequence ATGGCTTCCTCCAATGGTACCTCTTCTGGATCATCTGCTCTGTTTCCGGGTTCCGGCGAAGCGGTGATGGACCGGAAAAGGCAGAAGAGGATGCTGTCGAACCGGGAGTCGGCGCGGCGGTCCCGGATCCGCAAGCAGAAGCACCTGGATGATCTGAAGGCCCAGGTGAGCCAGCTGAGGCAGGAGAACAGCGAAATCGTCGCAGCCTGGAGCCTCGCCACCAAGCAATACCTGGCTGTGGAGGCTGAGAACTCTGTGCTCAGGACTCGGATGATGGAGCTCAGCTCCAGGCTGCAGTCCCTCGATGACATCCTCCACTTGTTGAATGGAGGCTTCAGCACCAGCCATGGACATCAGTTCACTGATGGATTCTGCAATCCATGGAACTCCATGTGCATGAACCCGCCTATCATGGCCTCAGCAGACTTGCCACAATACAACTAG